One Schistocerca cancellata isolate TAMUIC-IGC-003103 chromosome 1, iqSchCanc2.1, whole genome shotgun sequence genomic region harbors:
- the LOC126172008 gene encoding serine/threonine-protein phosphatase 6 regulatory ankyrin repeat subunit C-like, which yields MAQTALTKEEIFKWTPLRFAEETNAWDWIEKQLENGISLRELEVTRDKLKNREAAVGILTTICKAGYSCLLRYALSEVPSLANICLELDQTRPLHMAIRHHRHSIVRCLINTNADINICDLSQRTPLHEAVKSNCTQAVRMLLNSGADKEMKDMGGKTAIQRAAELKHTAVVKLLCDAGADINVSQILEERPLYIAAQMGDAETVRLLLVSGASVYDDRNQSALHFAAVTGCYIAAQTLIEAGIDVDIRDADQMTPLHRAAEHGNSDICSYMLDAGANREITDKHGKTPLQYAAQKGQTAVVQLLCNQSVDFSVSEQSRKILFLAAESGNQETVQLLLHQFSDTFDEHKFHVLLAAACRGSDVAVQTLAKSGVHVNAPNLFGRTVLHEAAGSCSAETVCTLLDAGADGNAMTNDGRTPAHFAAASSKADTLKLLIAQNVDINITDISGETPLHCAAKCGSKECINLLLDAGAYPFAITDSGMTALHFAAASGKCCAVELLLLSNISPNVRDKKDRTPLHFAAASGCLETVRTLFDKGCNVESTDKDGRTPLHCAAQRGHSEIVEFLCKKGADANGGKQDKWTEKPIYLAAENNNIKSVRALCQVYSLGCDEYKRTVLHKAAMIGKDVVVQTLAAAGAAVNAQDSHLNTPLFLAVAWCSKDTVSALLRAGADVNMTCTNGWTALHCAASFQKTHLVQMLMEWGAGINVQDDYGQTPLHCATDSDSLETVRILLESGARKDIKDCWGESPYDIAKDNTNYALMRLLKD from the coding sequence ATGGCACAGACAGCTCTCACCaaagaagaaatttttaaatggACCCCTTTACGATTTGCTGAAGAGACAAATGCTTGGGATTGGATTGAGAAGCAGTTGGAAAATGGAATTTCTCTAAGAGAACTGGAAGTGACCAGAGATAAGCTGAAGAATAGAGAAGCAGCAGTTGGGATTCTAACCACAATTTGCAAGGCAGGTTACTCATGCCTTTTGAGATATGCTCTCAGTGAAGTGCCATCTCTGGCCAACATTTGCCTCGAACTGGATCAGACTAGACCACTGCATATGGCAATAAGACACCATCGTCATAGTATTGTGCGGTGTCTTATTAATACTAATGCGGATATAAATATTTGTGATCTCTCACAGAGAACACCGCTACATGAAGCTGTAAAAAGCAATTGTACACAAGCAGTGAGGATGCTACTGAATTCTGGAGCTgacaaggaaatgaaagatatgGGAGGAAAGACAGCAATACAAAGAGCAGCTGAGCTTAAACATACTGCTGTAGTCAAGTTACTTTGTGATGCTGGGGCTGACATAAATGTCAGTCAAATTTTGGAAGAGAGGCCTTTATACATAGCAGCACAAATGGGAGATGCAGAGACAGTGCGCCTTCTTTTGGTTTCTGGAGCTAGCGTGTATGATGACAGAAATCAGTCTGCATTGCATTTTGCAGCGGTAACTGGCTGTTATATTGCAGCACAGACATTAATTGAAGCAGGTATTGATGTCGATATCAGAGATGCAGATCAGATGACACCACTGCATCGTGCTGCTGAGCATGGCAACAGTGATATTTGTTCATACATGCTAGACGCTGGAGCCAATAGAGAAATTACAGATAAACATGGGAAAACCCCGTTGCAGTATGCAGCTCAGAAGGGACAGACTGCTGTGGTGCAACTTTTGTGTAACCAATCTGTAGATTTCAGTGTTAGTGAGCAGTCAAGGAAGATACTGTTCCTTGCAGCAGAGAGTGGCAATCAGGAAACTGTGCAGTTACTGCTACATCAATTTTCTGATACCTTTGATGAACATAAATTTCATGTTCTACTTGCAGCAGCATGCAGGGGCAGTGATGTTGCAGTTCAAACTCTGGCAAAATCAGGAGTGCATGTGAATGCACCAAATTTGTTTGGAAGGACAGTTCTGCATGAAGCTGCAGGCAGTTGCAGTGCAGAAACTGTATGCACACTGCTTGATGCTGGGGCTGATGGAAATGCAATGACCAATGATGGTAGGACACCTGCACATTTTGCTGCTGCATCTAGCAAGGCAGACACCCTGAAATTACTAATAGCCCAAAATGTTGATATTAACATTACAGATATTTCTGGAGAGACACCACTTCACTGTGCAGCAAAATGTGGCAGTAAAGAGTGCATAAACCTTCTACTGGATGCTGGTGCTTATCCAtttgcgattactgacagtggtatGACAGCATTACACTTTGCAGCAGCATCTGGAAAATGTTGTGCTGTTGAGTTACTCTTACTGAGCAACATCAGCCCTAATGTTAGGGATAAGAAAGATCGAACTCCCTTACACTTTGCTGCAGCTTCAGGGTGTCTTGAAACAGTGAGAACACTTTTTGACAAAGGATGTAATGTAGAGTCTACTGATAAGGATGGTAGGACACCATTGCACTGTGCAGCACAACGAGGACATTCTGAAATAGTGGAGTTTCTTTGTAAGAAAGGTGCAGATGCCAATGGGGGAAAGCAGGATAAATGGACAGAAAAACCAATTTATTTAGCTGCAgaaaacaacaacataaagagTGTCCGTGCTCTTTGTCAAGTGTACTCTCTTGGCTGTGATGAATATAAGCGAACTGTATTGCATAAAGCAGCCATGATTGGTAAAGATGTGGTAGTGCAGACGTTGGCAGCTGCAGGTGCTGCAGTCAATGCACAAGACAGTCATCTAAATACACCTCTTTTTCTGGCTGTTGCATGGTGCAGTAAGGACACTGTGAGTGCACTGCTACGAGCAGGGGCTGATGTAAATATGACATGTACAAATGGTTGGACAGCTTTACACTGTGCCGCATCTTTCCAGAAAACTCACCTTGTTCAGATGTTAATGGAATGGGGTGCTGGAATAAATGTACAGGATGACTATGGACAAACACCACTTCATTGTGCAACTGACAGTGACAGCCTGGAAACAGTAAGAATTTTGCTTGAATCTGGTGCCAGGAAGGATATCAAGGATTGTTGGGGGGAATCTCCATATGATATTGCTAAAGATAATACAAATTATGCATTGATGAGacttttaaaagattaa